In Argopecten irradians isolate NY chromosome 11, Ai_NY, whole genome shotgun sequence, one DNA window encodes the following:
- the LOC138334484 gene encoding pre-mRNA-splicing factor 38B-like, with protein sequence MRILQHVLRVKKIASVKNEAFSSIYRSLTFRQKMPPPDRWLDYSNVGKVIPGTNIVCFKVPLKHGLLRQVPPDMWFTPKNLIDHIEKENHKLVMVIDLTFTTKYYFTDDFTTKNGVEHLKVFTEGHVIPGDDIVHRFFDAIETTTKASSSDKVDVIGVHCTHGVNRTGYMVCRYMIERLAFKPEEAIQAFNAARGHDIERENYLDNLRTKTFLEDYKNEGRHRLEQKKPQSTFGSHGHQNRRSRSERSMSKSKDSGDQHSSGGNQDRHHGSYHDNARNATPVDDRYPYGEYTYEVEEGQREMQRELDYGMHSGYHNYHSDRSYRDDKQDYASHEYRGQGRNNIGQGHDYRGQGREGEGQDYGGYHYRNNGYRDQRYERQDRRGQGHTSSWRGDKKRSPPGNWRTHSHSDDYNSRDKRQSHERSDRHGHEKFDSRQSHEMSERRQRHERSDRHNDKYGLSDQTDLKTRNSPMDIQTDHSNTVLQSDGYNSEL encoded by the exons ATGCGGATTTTACAGCATGTTCTTCGAGTAAAGAAAATTGCAAGTGTCAAAAACGAAGCTTTCTCGTCGATATATAGATCTCTAACATTTCGTCAGAAAATGCCTCCTCCTGATAG GTGGCTGGACTATTCCAATGTTGGGAAAGTTATTCCTGGGACAAACATTGTTTGCTTCAAAGTACCACTGAAACAT GGACTGTTAAGACAAGTTCCACCAGATATGTG GTTCACCCCTAAAAATTTGATTGACCACATCGAGAAGGAAAATCACAAACTTGTGATGGTAATAGACCTGACTTTCACCACTAAATACTACTTCACAGAT GATTTTACTACTAAAAATGGAGTTGAACATCTCAAAGTATTCACAGAAGGTCATGTGATTCCGGGAGATGACATAGTACACAG ATTCTTTGATGCTATTGAAACCACAACCAAAGCTTCATCATCCGATAAAG TTGATGTGATAGGAGTGCATTGTACCCATGGTGTCAACAGGACGGGCTACATGGTTTGTAG GTACATGATAGAACGACTAGCATTCAAACCAGAAGAGGCCATACAAG CCTTCAATGCTGCGAGAGGACATGACATAGAACGAGAGAATTACCTCGACAATCTACGTACAAAAACCTT TTTGGAAGACTACAAGAATGAAGGCAGGCATAGACTTGAACAAAAGAAACCTCAATCAACATTTGGTTCGCACGGACACCAAAACAGACGATCGAGATCAGAAAGATCAATGAGTAAGAGTAAAGATTCAGGGGACCAACATTCAAGTGGTGGGAATCAAGACCGCCATCATGGCAGTTACCATGACAATGCCAGAAACGCCACTCCTGTGGATGATCGATACCCTTACGGTGAATATACCTATGAGGTTGAAGAAGGACAGCGAGAAATGCAAAGGGAGCTTGATTATGGCATGCATTCAGGATATCACAACTACCATAGCGATCGGAGCTATAGAGACGATAAACAGGATTATGCATCTCATGAATATAGAGGTCAAGGTCGTAACAATATAGGCCAAGGTCATGATTATAGAGGTCAAGGTCGTGAAGGTGAAGGACAAGATTATGGAGGTTACCATTATAGAAACAATGGCTACAGAGATCAGCGTTATGAAAGACAGGACAggagaggtcaaggtcacacaaGTTCCTGGAGAGGGGACAAGAAGAGGTCTCCACCAGGAAACTGGAGGACACATTCACACAGTGATGACTATAATTCGAGAGACAAGCGTCAAAGTCATGAAAGGTCTGACAGACATGGTCATGAAAAGTTTGACAGTCGTCAAAGTCATGAAATGTCAGAGAGACGTCAAAGACATGAAAGGTCGGACAGGCATAATGATAAATATGGACTTAGTGACCAAACGGATTTGAAGACGAGAAATAGCCCAATGGACATCCAAACTGACCATTCTAATACTGTCCTACAATCAGATGGATACAATAGTGAGTTATGA